The following proteins come from a genomic window of Rattus norvegicus strain BN/NHsdMcwi chromosome 8, GRCr8, whole genome shotgun sequence:
- the Or8b1b gene encoding olfactory receptor Olr1240 gives MASANVSLVTEFILVGLTNQPDLQIPLFFVFLIMYIVTALGNLCLIILIVLNSHLHTPMYFFLFNLSFIDLCYSTVFTPKMLMNFILSKNAISYMGCLTKLYFFCFFVISECYVLTSMAYDRFVAISNPLLYTVAMSPKLCLNLMLGTYLMAFSGAMAHTGCMLRLTFCDANTINHYFCDILPVMQLSCTSTYVNELVVFIVVGINIIVPSITIFISYGFILSSIFHIKSNEGRSKAFSTCSSHIIAVCLFFGSGAFMYLKPSSSSSMDQGKTSSVFYTNVVPMMNPLIYSLRNKDVKMALRKTLSRRKF, from the coding sequence atggcctcTGCAAATGTCTCTTTGGTGACTGAATTCATTCTGGTAGGTTTAACAAACCAGCCTGATCTCCAAATTCCcctgttctttgtgtttctaatAATGTATATTGTTACTGCATTGGGAAATTTGTGTCTAATAATTCTTATTGTACTAAATTCACATCTCCACACTCCTATGTACTTTTTCCTCTTTAACTTGTCCTTCATAGATCTCTGCTATTCTACTGTGTTCACTCCAAAAATGCTGATGAACTTTATATTGAGCAAGAATGCAATTTCTTACATGGGATGCTTGACCAAgctatatttcttttgtttttttgtcatttCTGAGTGTTATGTGTTGACTTCAATGGCTTATGATCGCTTTGTGGCCATCTCTAATCCACTTTTGTACACTGTTGCCATGTCCCCTAAATTGTGTTTGAACCTTATGCTTGGCACATATTTAATGGCATTTTCTGGTGCCATGGCTCACACAGGATGTATGCTAAGACTGACCTTCTGTGATGCTAACACCATCAACCATTACTTCTGTGACATCCTCCCTGTGATGCAGCTCTCATGCACCAGCACCTATGTCAATGAACTTGTAGTTTTCATTGTGGTAGGCATCAACATCATTGTGCCCAGCATCACCATTTTTATCTCTTATGGTTTCATTCTGTCCAGCATTTTCCACATCAAATCTAATGAAGGCAGGTCCAAGGCCTTCAGCACCTGCAGTTCCCATATAATTGCAGTTTGTCTGTTCTTTGGATCAGGTGCATTTATGTATCTCAAACCATCTTCTTCTTCATCGATGGATCAAGGAAAAacctcttctgtattttataccAATGTGGTTCCTATGATGAATCCCTTAATCTACAGTTTAAGGAACAAAGATGTAAAAATGGCCCTGAGAAAAACTCTGAGTAGACGGAAATTTTGA
- the Or8b1c gene encoding olfactory receptor Olr1241, producing the protein MGSANGSSVTEFILMGLTKQPDLQCPLFILFLVMYVVTVLGNLGLISLIELNSHLHTPMYFFLLNLSFVDLWYSSVFTPKMLVNFRSEKNIISYRGCMAQLFFFCFLSISECYVLTSMAYDRYVAICNPLLYNIVMSPKLCLSLMFGSYMMAFSGAMAHTGCMLRLTFCDANTINHYFCDIPPLLQLSCTSTYVNELEVFVVVGINILVPSITIFISYGFILSNIFHISSKEGRSKAFSTCSSHIIAISLFFGSGAFMYLKPSSAESMNEGKISSVFYTNTVPLLNPLIYSLRNKDVKTALIKTLSTRKC; encoded by the coding sequence ATGGGTTCTGCAAATGGCTCTTCAGTGACTGAGTTCATTCTTATGGGATTAACCAAGCAGCCTGATCTCCAGTGCCCCCTCTTCATCCTGTTTCTAGTGATGTATGTTGTCACTGTGTTGGGAAATCTGGGTTTGATTAGCTTAATTGAGCTGAATTCTCATCTCCACACTCCAATGTACTTTTTCCTCTTGAACTTGTCCTTTGTTGACCTCTGGTACTCTTCGGTGTTCACACCCAAAATGTTGGTCAACTTTAGATCAGAGAAAAACATCATTTCCTATAGAGGATGCATGgcccagcttttctttttctgttttttgtccATTTCTGAGTGCTATGTTTTGACCTCAATGGCTtatgatcgctatgtggccatctgcaatCCACTCCTGTATAATATTGTCATGTCTCCTAAACTGTGTTTGAGCCTTATGTTTGGTTCATACATGATGGCATTCTCTGGTGCCATGGCTCACACAGGGTGCATGCTGAGACTGACCTTCTGTGATGCAAACACTATCAATCATTACTTCTGTGACATCCCTCCTTTGCTTCAACTCTCCTGCACCAGCACCTATGTCAATGAGCtggaggtttttgttgttgtgggtATCAACATCCTTGTGCCCAGCATCACCATCTTCATCTCCTATGGTTTCATTCTCTCAAATATTTTTCATATCAGCTCCAAGGAGGGCAGGTCCAAAGCCTTCAGCACATGCAGTTCCCACATAATCGCGATTTCTCTGTTCTTTGGATCAGGTGCATTTATGTACCTCAAACCATCTTCTGCTGAATCTATGAATGAGGGCAAAATCTCCTCTGTCTTTTACACCAACACAGTTCCTCTGCTGAATCCCTTAATCTACAGCTTGAGGAACAAAGATGTTAAAACTGCCTTGATAAAGACCCTGAGTACGAGAAAGTGTTGA
- the Or8b1 gene encoding olfactory receptor Olr1242 produces the protein MALGNWSFVTEFILIGLTEQPNLQLPLFFLFLVMYMVTITGNLGLVILIGLNSHLHTPMYFFLFNLSLIDLCYSSVFTPKMLLNFILTKNIISYMGCMTQLYFYSFFVISECYVLMTMAYDRYVAICNPLLYNIAMSPKICSYLLLGSYLMAFSGAMAHTGCMLRLTFCDANTINHYFCDILPVMQLSCTSTYVNELEVLIVVGINILVPSITIFISYGFILSSIFHINSNEGRSKAFSTCSSHIIAVSLFFGSGAFMYLKPSSVGSMDEGKISSVFYTNVVPMMNPLIYSLRNKDVKVALRKTLSRWKLW, from the coding sequence ATGGCCCTTGGAAACTGGTCTTTTGTGACTGAATTCATCCTGATTGGTTTAACAGAACAACCCAATCTCCaactccctctcttcttcctgtttcttgTAATGTATATGGTAACAATAACAGGGAACTTGGGTTTGGTCATTCTAATTGGGCTGAATTCACACCTTCATACCCCCATGtacttttttctctttaactTGTCTTTGATAGACCTCTGTTACTCTTCAGTGTTTACACCCAAAATGCTGTTGAACTTCATATTAACTAAGAATATTATCTCTTATATGGGGTGTATGACCCAActctatttttattcattttttgttatttctgagTGTTATGTATTAATGACAATGGCCTATGATCGTTATGTGGCCATCTGTAATCCACTCTTATATAATATTGCTATGTCCCCTAAAATATGTTCCTATCTTTTGCTTGGTTCATATTTGATGGCATTTTCTGGTGCCATGGCACACACAGGATGCATGCTCAGACTGACCTTCTGTGATGCAAACACCATCAACCACTACTTTTGCGACATCCTACCAGTGATGCAGCTCTCCTGCACCAGCACCTATGTAAATGAACTGGAGGTTTTAATTGTTGTGGGCATCAATATCCTTGTGCCCAGCATCACCATTTTTATATCTTATGGTTTCATTCTCTCGAGCATCTTCCACATTAACTCCAATGAGGGCAGATCCAAGGCCTTCAGCACCTGCAGCTCCCACATTATtgctgtttctctcttctttggaTCAGGTGCATTTATGTACCTTAAACCCTCTTCAGTTGGGTCTATGGATGAAGGAAAAATTTCCTCTGTCTTTTACACCAATGTGGTTCCCATGATGAATCCCTTAATCTACAGCTTGAGGAACAAAGATGTAAAAGTTGCCCTGAGGAAAACTTTAAGTAGGTGGAAGCTATGGTAA
- the Or8b44 gene encoding olfactory receptor Olr1243: MALENASLVTEFILMGLTNQPELKIALFLLFLGMYMITTLGNLALIVLIVLNSQLHTPMYFFLLNLSCIDLCYCSVITPKMLMSFIVKRNVISYEGCMTQFYFFAFFVISECYVLTAMAYDRYVAICKPLLYNIVMSPKVCSYLMTGSYLVGFSGAMIHTGCILRLNFCDGNTINHYFCDILPLLQLSCTSTYVNEIELFIVAGKDIIVPTVIIFTSYGFILSSILKIRSTEGMSKAFSTCSSHIIAVSLFFGSCTFMYLKPSSVGSMDQGKISSVFYNIVVPMMNPLIYSLRNKDVKIALKKTITKRKF, from the coding sequence ATGGCTCTGGAAAATGCTTCCCTGGTCACTGAGTTCATCTTGATGGGGTTAACAAACCAGCCTGAGCTAAAAATAGCCCTGTTCCTACTCTTTCTGGGGATGTACATGATAACTACATTGGGGAATTTGGCTTTGATCGTACTGATTGTTCTAAATTCTCAACTTCACActcccatgtactttttcctgCTTAACTTGTCCTGCATAGACCTTTGCTACTGTTCAGTCATTACACCTAAAATGCTGATGAGTTTCATAGTAAAGAGGAATGTCATTTCTTATGAGGGATGCATGACCCAGTTCTACTTCTTTGCCTTTTTTGTTATATCTGAATGTTATGTGCTGACAGCAATGGCCTATGATCGCTACGTGGCCATTTGTAAGCCCCTCTTGTACAACATTGTCATGTCTCCTAAGGTGTGTTCTTATCTAATGACTGGTTCATATTTGGTGGGGTTTTCTGGTGCCATGATCCACACTGGATGTATCCTTAGACTGAATTTCTGTGATGGAAACACTATCAACCACTATTTCTGTGACATCCTCCCTTTGCTCCAGCTCTCCTGCACCAGCACCTATGTTAATGAGATAGAGTTGTTCATTGTAGCAGGAAAGGATATTATTGTACCCACTGTGATCATCTTTACCTCTTATGGCTTCATCTTATCCAGCATACTCAAAATAAGGTCCACAGAAGGTATGTCCAAAGCCTTCAGCACATGCAGTTCCCACATAATTGCTGTTTCTCTGTTCTTTGGATCATGTACATTTATGTATCTTAAACCCTCCTCAGTTGGATCTATGGACCAGGGAAAAATATCTTCTGTCTTTTATAACATTGTGGTCCCCATGATGAATCCATTAATCTATAGCCTTAGAAACAAAGATGTTAAAATTGCTCTGAAAAAAACCATAACCAAAAGAAAGTTTTAA